GCATCGGGCCTGGGCGGTCGCGCTGGCGGTGGCGCTGCGCGAGCGCGGCTTCCGCACCGTGCCCGACGAGCCCCACATCGCCACCTTCCTGGCCTACGCGCCCGGCACGGCCGAGGAGGTCAACGAGCGCGTCATCGCCTTCGTCGAGGAGCGTGGCCTCGTCCCGTGCGGGCTGTGGAGCGGCGCCGACGTGCCGGGCTGGGTGCAGACGGAGCTGACCTGCTACGAGTCGGCGTCCCGGCGCGACCCGGCCGAGGTGGCCGACACCATGGCCGCGGCCGTCGGGCTGGGCGCGGCTCACCCCTAGCCCGGCGTGGTCGCCGCGCCTCCGGGCGTCGCGGGGCCGTGGCCTACATTCCTCCCGTGAGTGCCCAGGCCCCAACCGCGGTGATCCTCGTCCGCGCGACCAGCTTCGTCCCCAACCCCGCGACCGCGGCCGACAACGCGTTCCAGTCCGAGGCCCCTGCGGGGCAGACCGACTACACGACGGCCGAGAAGGCGCTGGCCGAGATGGACGCGCTGGCCGCGGCGCTGCGCGACGTCGGCGTACGGGTGCACGTCTTCGACGACGACGACCACACCCGCCCCGACAGCGTGTTCCCCAACAACTGGGTGTCCACCCACGCCGGTGGCACCGTGGCGGTCTACCCGATGTACGCCTCCAACCGCCGCCACGAGCGGCGTGCCGACGTCCTGGAGCTGCTGAAGTCGGAGTACCGCGTGCAGGCGATCATCGACTACTCCGGCCTGGAGCCCGACGGCGTCTTCCTCGAGGGCACCGGCGCCATGGTGCTCGACCACGTCTCGCGGGTGGCCTACACCGCGCGCAGCCACCGCGCCGATGTCGCCGTGCTCGAGCGCTTCTGCACCGACTTCAACTACGAGCCGATGGCCTTCGACGCCGTCGACTCCGACGGCGTGCCGGTCTACCACACCAACGTGCTGGCCTGCATCGGCACCGACGTCGCGCTGATCGCCCTGGAGATGATCCCCGACGAGCACCGCCGCGAGCAGGTGCGCGAGCGGCTCGCCGTCACCGGGCGGACCATCGTCGAGCTCACCGAGGCGCAGGTGCGCGAGTTCGCCGGCAACGCCGTCGAGCTGTGCGGCCGTACGCCCGACGGCAGGCGTCGCTACGTGATGGCGATGTCGGGCCGCGCCCGACGCTCGCTGCGCCCCGCGCAGGTGGCCGCCATCGAGGAGACGTGCGAGATCGTCTCGGTCGAGATCCCGACCATCGAGCTGGCCGGCGGGTCGGTGCGGTGCATGATCGCCGGCATCCACCTCGACCGGCGCCCGCCGCTGGCGGAGGCCGAGCTCACCGAGGCCGTCGAGGCGATCAACGTCGACGACCCGATCACCCCCGACGGCCGCTACGTGGCCAAGGACTACGTCTGACCCGGACCGCGATCTGGGGGCACCGGATCGGCCTCCGCCGCCCCCTCGGCGACGGTCAGTGCCCGTGCCCGTGCCCGTGCCCGTGCCCGTGCCCGTGCCCGGTCCGCACGTCGAGCCAGACCAGGCGGTGGTCGGTGACCGGGAACGGGTAGGTGCCGACGAGGCGGAACAGGGGGTCGGCCGCGACCGGCCAGAACACGCCGGCGCCCGCGACCGCGAGGCGGCTGCTCGGCAGCACGTAGTCGACGCGCAGGTTGCCGGGGGCGTTGTCGGCGAAGTCGGCGGTGTCCTCGGCCGCCGGGCCGGTGTGGGTGAGGTTGGCGCCC
The sequence above is drawn from the Nocardioides sp. zg-1228 genome and encodes:
- a CDS encoding arginine deiminase-related protein, which produces MSAQAPTAVILVRATSFVPNPATAADNAFQSEAPAGQTDYTTAEKALAEMDALAAALRDVGVRVHVFDDDDHTRPDSVFPNNWVSTHAGGTVAVYPMYASNRRHERRADVLELLKSEYRVQAIIDYSGLEPDGVFLEGTGAMVLDHVSRVAYTARSHRADVAVLERFCTDFNYEPMAFDAVDSDGVPVYHTNVLACIGTDVALIALEMIPDEHRREQVRERLAVTGRTIVELTEAQVREFAGNAVELCGRTPDGRRRYVMAMSGRARRSLRPAQVAAIEETCEIVSVEIPTIELAGGSVRCMIAGIHLDRRPPLAEAELTEAVEAINVDDPITPDGRYVAKDYV